The following are encoded in a window of Halosolutus halophilus genomic DNA:
- a CDS encoding permease — protein sequence MLASLGPEVVEALRIGVGFLWTAAWAIIMGLVITSLVQVYVSKERMAAVLGDGNLAGVTKATLFGAASSGCSFGAVAIGKGLFKKGAHVVNFLAFMFASTNLIVELGLMILILLGWEFLVAELLGGLILIAVMAVIVHLTLPETLFEEVRGELNQRDHDHGVTEDPTCGMEGKDEYSLVTDGGETLKFCSEGCMETYQQEAASSGGWRDELLSWGGWYKVGNQYRKEWSMLYKDVIAGFLISGFVIVFVPQWVWNTLFLQGDGLLVSAENAVMGVAIAIISFVGSMGNVPFAVALWGGGVSFAGVIAFVYADLITVPVLNVYRKYYGWSVMLYILGVFFVTMAFTGFFMEQLFDVLGIVPDLAGGMTASEQTYFELNYTFYLNLIAFTLSGFLLYVYRRGLGASGEYRDPVCGMRTDEDGPSVTHDDDTYHFCSKACKRAFEETPDEFAMIDPDVSGAHDHH from the coding sequence ATGTTGGCGTCACTGGGACCAGAGGTGGTCGAGGCCCTCCGGATTGGGGTCGGCTTCCTCTGGACGGCGGCGTGGGCGATCATCATGGGGCTGGTGATCACCAGTCTCGTCCAGGTCTACGTCTCAAAAGAGCGAATGGCCGCCGTGCTCGGTGACGGCAACCTGGCCGGTGTCACGAAGGCCACGCTGTTCGGCGCTGCCAGCAGCGGTTGTAGCTTCGGGGCCGTTGCCATCGGAAAGGGGCTATTCAAGAAAGGTGCCCACGTCGTGAACTTCCTCGCGTTCATGTTCGCCTCGACGAACCTCATCGTCGAACTCGGTTTGATGATCTTGATCCTGTTGGGCTGGGAGTTCCTCGTTGCCGAATTACTCGGTGGCCTCATCCTCATCGCGGTGATGGCGGTCATCGTCCACCTGACGCTTCCGGAGACCCTCTTCGAGGAAGTTCGCGGCGAATTGAATCAGCGAGATCACGATCATGGTGTGACCGAGGATCCGACCTGCGGCATGGAAGGGAAAGACGAGTATTCACTCGTCACGGACGGTGGAGAAACATTGAAGTTCTGTTCGGAGGGGTGTATGGAAACCTATCAGCAGGAGGCGGCCAGTAGCGGTGGCTGGCGGGACGAACTGCTGTCGTGGGGCGGCTGGTACAAGGTCGGCAACCAGTATCGCAAGGAGTGGTCGATGCTCTACAAGGACGTGATCGCGGGCTTCCTGATCTCAGGGTTCGTCATCGTGTTCGTCCCACAGTGGGTGTGGAACACGCTCTTCCTCCAGGGCGACGGTTTGCTGGTCAGCGCCGAGAACGCGGTCATGGGCGTGGCCATCGCCATCATCAGTTTCGTCGGTAGCATGGGCAACGTCCCGTTCGCCGTCGCACTCTGGGGTGGCGGTGTGAGCTTCGCGGGCGTCATCGCCTTCGTCTACGCCGACCTCATCACGGTCCCCGTGCTCAACGTGTACCGGAAGTACTATGGCTGGAGTGTGATGCTGTACATCCTCGGCGTGTTCTTCGTGACGATGGCGTTTACGGGCTTTTTCATGGAACAACTGTTCGACGTATTGGGGATCGTTCCCGATCTCGCCGGTGGCATGACTGCGAGCGAGCAGACCTATTTCGAACTGAACTACACGTTCTACCTCAATCTGATCGCGTTCACACTCTCGGGATTCCTCCTCTACGTGTACCGACGCGGTCTGGGAGCCTCCGGGGAGTACCGGGATCCAGTCTGTGGGATGCGGACCGACGAGGATGGCCCAAGCGTCACTCACGATGACGATACTTACCACTTCTGTTCGAAGGCATGCAAGCGAGCGTTCGAGGAAACGCCCGACGAGTTCGCTATGATCGATCCAGACGTCTCAGGCGCTCACGACCACCACTGA
- a CDS encoding SHOCT domain-containing protein produces MTTNTTDRQLVWVVLAIVAALVVFPMFAMGFGIMGAGPMMGGMWDIGMWGADGVSGWMLIIGVGMQLLFLAVIVGAVYLGYRAVTKQDESSDPALEELRAAYARGDLSDEGYERRRNRLETEP; encoded by the coding sequence ATGACCACCAATACAACTGATCGGCAACTTGTCTGGGTCGTCCTCGCAATCGTCGCTGCCCTCGTCGTCTTTCCCATGTTCGCCATGGGGTTCGGTATAATGGGGGCTGGACCGATGATGGGCGGGATGTGGGATATCGGCATGTGGGGTGCGGATGGAGTGTCCGGGTGGATGCTCATCATCGGCGTGGGGATGCAACTCCTCTTCCTCGCCGTCATCGTCGGGGCCGTCTACCTCGGCTATCGGGCGGTGACCAAGCAGGATGAATCGTCTGACCCTGCACTTGAGGAGCTTCGGGCTGCCTACGCACGCGGCGACCTGAGCGACGAAGGATACGAACGACGGCGGAACCGACTCGAAACTGAACCATAG
- a CDS encoding SHOCT domain-containing protein, giving the protein MSSSNQLDTTTIVLLILGAIIVLPVLTMGFGGMMGYSGMMGQYGGAGGWWPLVGMLVPFTLLLVLLGGGYLILQRVTDSQTPHDPAMEELRTAYARGELSDEEFKERRRRLRTRKGE; this is encoded by the coding sequence ATGTCATCGTCAAACCAACTCGACACGACGACCATCGTCCTCCTAATTCTCGGGGCAATCATCGTGCTTCCGGTACTCACGATGGGATTCGGCGGCATGATGGGATATAGCGGAATGATGGGCCAGTATGGGGGTGCTGGCGGGTGGTGGCCCCTAGTTGGGATGCTCGTTCCCTTCACCTTGCTCCTCGTTCTCCTCGGGGGTGGCTATCTCATCCTCCAGCGCGTGACCGACAGTCAGACGCCTCACGATCCTGCGATGGAGGAGCTACGCACGGCGTACGCTCGCGGAGAGCTCTCTGACGAGGAATTTAAGGAGCGGCGACGCCGGCTCCGGACACGAAAGGGGGAGTAG
- a CDS encoding cupredoxin domain-containing protein: MVLTIPTRRRVFALIGGPIVTSLAGCLNNSDSQPAGDTDDGNNESTPESNDNHDHENSHELGHPEKRIEVRMESDDDSNHFVPHVVHIEEGGTVTWVLESGAHDTVSYHPDNADLLPSTSERRMPEETLPWRSELYRTRGETFERTFEETGVYDYTCTVVEHGHGPDRGHGPYGHHRTHEATGMVGRVIVGWPELDPDAQPALQSPADGLPDATKRELEGFNERTRAALEHPDEH, translated from the coding sequence GTGGTTCTCACGATACCCACTCGACGACGCGTATTCGCACTCATCGGCGGACCGATCGTAACCAGTCTGGCGGGATGTCTGAATAATAGTGATTCCCAGCCTGCTGGAGATACCGACGACGGGAACAACGAGTCCACTCCCGAGTCCAACGATAATCATGATCATGAGAACAGTCACGAGCTTGGCCATCCGGAGAAGCGTATCGAGGTAAGGATGGAATCGGACGACGATAGCAACCATTTCGTCCCACATGTCGTTCACATCGAGGAGGGAGGCACGGTTACGTGGGTCCTGGAGAGCGGCGCTCACGACACGGTCAGCTACCATCCGGACAACGCTGACCTTCTCCCGTCGACGTCCGAGCGACGGATGCCGGAAGAGACTCTCCCGTGGCGGAGTGAGTTGTATCGGACCAGAGGAGAGACGTTTGAGCGAACGTTCGAAGAGACGGGGGTATATGACTACACCTGTACCGTCGTCGAACATGGCCATGGCCCAGACCGTGGACACGGTCCCTATGGCCATCACCGAACACACGAGGCGACGGGCATGGTCGGCCGCGTGATCGTCGGCTGGCCAGAACTCGATCCCGACGCTCAGCCTGCACTCCAGTCACCCGCAGATGGACTCCCCGACGCCACAAAACGTGAACTTGAGGGGTTCAATGAACGAACCAGGGCGGCACTAGAGCACCCCGACGAACATTGA
- a CDS encoding IS5 family transposase translates to MHSELARFTERCVELSQKAVGSDPSKPLSKGKDGYADWVIVAIHGLREYLDHSYRQLLDVLREMPVIVAKLGLSVNELPDFTTVCARKQDLKMPVWRMLLQLTAELFDTGEIQAIDSTSIAHRSSSHNYAKRVKGTFESVKTTILVDCSTRAILDIHCSMNLPHDTQIAWQVLKRNLSDVDTVVADKGFDWDKLRQMLRNEGIRPVIKHREFYSLDAAHNARIDDEIYHQRSIAETIFFALRKRFGSTLKARTWFGQFRELVLKAAVRNIEQSLRA, encoded by the coding sequence GTGCACTCCGAACTAGCCCGCTTCACCGAACGGTGCGTCGAATTGTCTCAAAAAGCTGTCGGAAGCGATCCGAGCAAACCCCTCAGCAAAGGAAAAGATGGCTATGCTGATTGGGTGATCGTGGCGATTCACGGCCTTCGAGAATATCTCGATCACTCCTACCGACAATTGTTAGATGTGCTTCGGGAAATGCCTGTTATTGTCGCTAAACTCGGTCTTTCAGTGAATGAGCTGCCGGACTTCACCACCGTTTGCGCTCGAAAGCAAGATCTCAAGATGCCTGTCTGGCGAATGCTGTTGCAGCTGACCGCCGAACTATTTGATACCGGAGAGATCCAAGCAATCGACTCGACCAGTATCGCTCATCGTTCGTCGAGCCATAACTACGCAAAGCGCGTCAAAGGGACGTTTGAGTCGGTCAAAACCACTATTCTCGTAGACTGCTCTACGCGAGCGATTCTCGATATACACTGCTCGATGAACCTACCACATGACACGCAGATTGCGTGGCAAGTTCTGAAAAGAAACCTCAGCGACGTGGACACTGTCGTCGCTGACAAAGGGTTTGATTGGGATAAACTCCGGCAGATGCTGCGAAACGAAGGGATTAGACCGGTGATCAAGCATCGTGAGTTCTACTCGCTCGATGCCGCACACAATGCTCGGATTGATGATGAAATCTACCATCAACGGTCTATCGCAGAAACGATATTTTTCGCGTTGCGCAAGCGTTTCGGCTCAACACTTAAGGCAAGAACATGGTTTGGGCAGTTCCGAGAACTCGTCCTAAAGGCTGCCGTCAGAAACATCGAACAATCGCTCAGAGCCTAA